From the Selenomonas timonae genome, one window contains:
- a CDS encoding MBL fold metallo-hydrolase — MQTIYRKKEYDVRKKGGCSLQVAVLASGSKGNAVYVEMDGARILIDAGISAARITKGLRARGVEPQSLDAVLVTHEHIDHVRGLRTLAKQYHVPILATRGTLAGIDGGAAFAEDMHRISDDFTIGAVTVRPFPISHDAAEPCGFRLEGSHCCTLATDLGIVTETVQDAMEGADVLVLEANHDADLLRQGSYPWPLKRRILSNRGHLANGDAAWALTRMKKPPHKVYLAHLSEENNRPTLARDTVNDILASRGITLDIESCLPEGGAEIIM; from the coding sequence ATGCAGACAATTTACAGAAAAAAGGAATATGATGTGCGAAAGAAAGGGGGATGTTCGTTGCAGGTAGCAGTACTGGCGAGCGGAAGCAAGGGAAATGCGGTCTATGTGGAGATGGATGGCGCGCGCATTCTCATTGACGCGGGCATCAGCGCGGCGCGGATCACAAAGGGGCTGCGCGCGCGCGGCGTCGAGCCGCAGTCTCTGGACGCTGTGCTCGTGACGCATGAGCATATCGACCACGTGCGCGGGCTGAGGACGCTCGCCAAGCAGTACCATGTGCCGATCCTCGCCACGCGTGGAACGCTTGCGGGCATCGACGGCGGCGCGGCATTTGCGGAGGACATGCACCGCATTTCGGATGATTTCACCATCGGTGCTGTGACCGTGCGCCCCTTTCCGATCTCACATGATGCGGCAGAGCCGTGCGGCTTTCGCCTTGAAGGCTCGCACTGCTGCACGCTGGCAACGGATCTCGGCATTGTCACCGAGACGGTGCAGGATGCGATGGAGGGGGCGGACGTGCTCGTACTTGAGGCGAATCATGACGCCGACCTCCTGCGTCAGGGCAGCTACCCGTGGCCGCTCAAGCGGCGCATTCTCTCGAATCGCGGACATCTTGCGAACGGTGACGCCGCATGGGCGCTCACGCGTATGAAGAAGCCACCGCACAAGGTCTATCTCGCGCATCTCTCGGAGGAGAACAACCGTCCGACGCTCGCGCGCGATACGGTGAATGACATCCTCGCCTCACGCGGCATCACGCTCGACATAGAGAGCTGTCTGCCGGAGGGCGGGGCAGAAATTATTATGTGA
- a CDS encoding S1C family serine protease, whose translation MNIRIKKRKGIALVAAAVMASFVIFGGCSMGTAADNTVGGMKPAQTVDVSGLSDARNTPVVRAAKAVGPAVVGITNKAVARDWFNNPVETEGVGSGVIFRSDGYIVTNNHVIDGAKEIIVSLSDGRSLKGKLIGQDEFTDLAVVKVDEKDLPTATFGNSDTVVVGEPAIAIGNPLGLEFQGSVTVGVISALNRTLDVSDKRVKLLQTDAAISPGNSGGALVNADGEVIGINSAKVAAAAVEGMGFAIPINTVQTIVNELIEKGYVARPYLGVSVFDPATAARYGYQLNIDKGVYIFRLTLDGPCGKAGFQRGDIILEIDGEEVNSVAELRTKIASYKVGDKVTVTYDRNDTKRKTEVTLEEMPQDDR comes from the coding sequence ATGAACATCCGAATCAAGAAGCGCAAGGGCATTGCCCTCGTCGCCGCAGCTGTCATGGCGTCTTTTGTCATCTTCGGCGGCTGCTCGATGGGGACGGCGGCAGACAACACGGTCGGCGGCATGAAGCCGGCGCAGACGGTCGACGTTTCAGGTCTTTCGGACGCGCGCAATACACCTGTCGTACGTGCGGCAAAGGCGGTCGGCCCTGCGGTCGTCGGCATCACGAACAAGGCGGTCGCCCGTGACTGGTTCAACAACCCTGTCGAGACGGAGGGCGTCGGCTCCGGCGTGATCTTCCGCAGTGACGGCTACATCGTGACAAACAATCATGTGATTGACGGGGCGAAGGAGATCATTGTCTCGCTCTCCGATGGGCGCAGTCTCAAGGGCAAGCTTATCGGGCAGGATGAATTCACGGATCTCGCCGTGGTAAAGGTGGATGAAAAGGATCTGCCGACGGCGACTTTTGGCAACTCGGATACGGTTGTGGTCGGTGAGCCTGCGATTGCAATCGGTAACCCGCTCGGGCTTGAGTTTCAGGGCAGCGTTACCGTTGGTGTCATCAGCGCACTGAACCGCACGCTCGATGTCAGCGACAAGCGTGTAAAGCTGCTGCAGACCGATGCGGCAATCAGCCCCGGTAACTCGGGCGGTGCGCTTGTCAATGCGGATGGTGAGGTCATCGGCATCAACAGTGCAAAGGTTGCTGCTGCTGCCGTCGAGGGCATGGGATTTGCCATCCCGATCAATACGGTGCAGACCATCGTGAACGAACTGATCGAAAAGGGCTATGTGGCGCGTCCGTACCTTGGTGTATCCGTCTTTGACCCAGCGACGGCGGCACGCTACGGCTATCAGCTGAACATCGACAAGGGCGTCTACATCTTCCGCCTGACGCTCGACGGCCCGTGCGGCAAGGCAGGCTTCCAGCGCGGCGACATCATCCTCGAGATCGACGGCGAGGAGGTCAACAGTGTTGCGGAGCTGCGCACGAAGATCGCCTCGTACAAGGTCGGCGACAAGGTGACTGTGACCTACGACCGCAACGATACGAAGCGCAAGACAGAGGTCACGCTCGAAGAAATGCCGCAGGATGACCGGTGA
- the rlmH gene encoding 23S rRNA (pseudouridine(1915)-N(3))-methyltransferase RlmH, with the protein MKITVVCAGKLKEKYLREGIAEYEKRLRPYADVRTIEIAEERMKEKPSAAEKADILRREGERLLAQVPQDAYLIVLDVGGAELSSEEFSAKIDTLTVGGRSHIAFLIGGPFGLADEVRRRADLRLSFSHFTLPHQLIRLFLMEQIYRAFKISRGEPYHL; encoded by the coding sequence GTGAAGATCACCGTTGTCTGTGCAGGGAAGCTGAAGGAGAAATATCTGCGCGAGGGAATCGCGGAGTATGAGAAGCGTCTGCGCCCATACGCGGACGTGCGCACGATCGAGATTGCAGAGGAGCGGATGAAGGAAAAGCCCTCCGCTGCGGAAAAGGCGGATATCCTGCGCCGCGAGGGGGAGCGCCTCCTCGCACAGGTGCCGCAGGACGCCTATCTCATCGTCTTGGATGTGGGCGGCGCGGAGCTCTCCTCGGAGGAGTTTTCGGCAAAGATTGACACACTCACCGTTGGCGGGCGGAGTCATATCGCCTTTCTGATCGGCGGTCCCTTTGGGCTTGCAGATGAGGTCAGGAGACGTGCTGATCTGCGCCTTTCGTTCTCGCATTTTACGCTCCCGCATCAGCTCATCCGACTCTTTCTTATGGAGCAGATCTACCGCGCGTTCAAGATCAGCAGGGGAGAACCCTATCACCTGTAA
- the gdhA gene encoding NADP-specific glutamate dehydrogenase, translated as MSDMKQYVNDILDLVSKRDPDQTHFKNTVSEVLTSVVPLLEKHPEYKEHKILERMIEPDRIISFRVPWVDDKGEIQVNRGFRVQMSSTLGPYKGGLRFHPSVTLDILKFLAFEQVFKNALTGLPIGGGKGGSDFDPHGRSDNEVMKFCQSFMTELYRHIGPNVDVPAGDIGVGGREIGYLFGQYKRIRDSYDAGVLTGKRTDYWGSLARTEATGYGLLYFVQDMLEAKGIDIAGKTVVVSGAGNVATYAIEKAQEFGAKVVTCSDSNGYIYDPDGIDLAALKDIKEVRRARIKEYADTHPNAEYHEGCTGVWSVKCDIALPCATQSEIDLESAKLLVANGVQAVGEGANMPSTLDAIAYFQKNGVLFAPAKAANAGGVAVSALEMSQNSERRQWTFEKVDKRLRKIMSHIYRDAKKNAELYADPDDLVAGANITAFSKVADVMLAHGLV; from the coding sequence ATGTCTGACATGAAGCAGTATGTAAATGATATTCTCGATCTGGTGTCGAAGCGCGACCCCGATCAAACGCATTTCAAGAATACGGTATCCGAGGTTCTGACATCCGTCGTTCCCCTTTTGGAGAAGCACCCCGAGTACAAGGAGCACAAGATCCTCGAGCGCATGATCGAGCCGGATCGCATCATCTCGTTCCGTGTGCCGTGGGTGGATGACAAGGGCGAGATTCAGGTCAACCGTGGATTCCGCGTTCAGATGTCCAGCACGCTTGGCCCCTACAAGGGCGGTCTGCGCTTCCATCCGAGCGTCACGCTCGACATTCTGAAGTTCCTCGCCTTTGAGCAGGTCTTCAAGAATGCACTGACGGGACTTCCGATCGGCGGAGGCAAGGGCGGCTCGGACTTCGACCCGCATGGTCGCTCCGACAACGAGGTCATGAAGTTCTGCCAGAGCTTTATGACGGAGCTCTATCGCCACATTGGCCCGAACGTGGACGTTCCTGCGGGCGACATCGGCGTCGGCGGCCGCGAGATCGGCTATCTCTTCGGCCAGTACAAGCGCATCCGCGACTCCTATGACGCAGGCGTCCTCACGGGCAAGCGCACGGACTACTGGGGCAGCCTTGCGCGTACCGAGGCGACAGGCTATGGACTCCTCTACTTTGTGCAGGATATGCTCGAGGCAAAGGGCATCGACATTGCGGGCAAGACGGTCGTCGTATCCGGCGCGGGCAATGTTGCGACCTATGCGATCGAAAAGGCGCAGGAATTCGGCGCAAAGGTTGTCACCTGCTCCGACTCGAACGGCTACATCTACGATCCGGACGGCATCGATCTCGCAGCGCTCAAGGACATCAAGGAAGTCCGTCGTGCGCGCATCAAGGAGTATGCGGACACGCATCCGAATGCAGAGTATCACGAGGGCTGCACGGGCGTATGGTCGGTGAAATGCGATATCGCGCTCCCGTGCGCAACGCAGAGCGAAATCGATCTGGAGTCTGCAAAGCTGCTCGTTGCAAACGGCGTGCAGGCGGTTGGCGAGGGCGCAAATATGCCGTCCACGCTTGACGCGATTGCGTACTTCCAGAAGAACGGTGTTCTCTTTGCTCCTGCAAAGGCGGCAAATGCGGGCGGCGTTGCAGTCTCGGCACTCGAGATGTCGCAGAACTCCGAGCGTCGTCAGTGGACGTTTGAGAAGGTTGATAAGCGCCTCCGCAAGATCATGAGCCACATCTACCGCGATGCAAAGAAGAATGCGGAGCTCTACGCTGACCCCGACGATCTCGTCGCAGGTGCAAACATCACTGCGTTCTCGAAGGTTGCGGATGTTATGCTCGCACACGGGCTCGTGTAA
- a CDS encoding undecaprenyl-diphosphate phosphatase: MDIALVELVKVVILGIVEGLTEWLPVSSTGHMILVDEFIRLDVSTAFMDMFLVVIQLGAILAVVVLNAEKLNPFLSSKSQAERRATLDLWGKVIVACLPAAVIGLAFNKYMEEHFMNAPVVASMLILYGVLFIVVERWNKRRTPRVDALSALDYRTAFIIGMFQVLSLVPGTSRSGATILGGIIFGASRYVATEFTFFLAIPVMFGASFLKLVKFGWNYSGTELVILGVGMVTAFIVSILSIQFLLRYIKRNDFTAFGWYRIALGIIVLAYLFLIGDPTKE; the protein is encoded by the coding sequence GTGGATATTGCATTGGTAGAATTGGTGAAGGTCGTCATTCTCGGCATCGTGGAAGGTCTGACGGAATGGCTGCCCGTGTCCAGTACGGGGCATATGATCCTCGTCGATGAGTTCATCCGTCTCGATGTGTCGACGGCGTTCATGGATATGTTCCTCGTCGTCATTCAGCTCGGGGCGATTCTCGCCGTTGTCGTGCTGAATGCGGAGAAGCTCAATCCGTTTCTGAGCAGCAAGTCGCAGGCGGAGCGCCGCGCAACTCTCGACCTCTGGGGCAAGGTCATCGTTGCCTGTCTGCCCGCAGCCGTGATTGGACTTGCCTTCAATAAATATATGGAAGAGCATTTCATGAATGCGCCCGTGGTCGCCTCCATGTTAATTCTCTATGGCGTGCTCTTCATCGTGGTGGAGCGTTGGAACAAGCGCCGCACGCCGCGTGTGGACGCCCTCTCTGCGCTTGATTACCGCACGGCGTTCATCATCGGCATGTTTCAGGTGCTCTCGCTTGTGCCGGGCACAAGCCGCTCAGGCGCGACGATCCTCGGCGGCATCATCTTCGGTGCGAGCCGCTACGTTGCGACGGAGTTCACCTTCTTCCTCGCGATTCCCGTCATGTTCGGCGCATCCTTTTTGAAACTCGTCAAATTCGGATGGAACTACTCGGGCACGGAACTTGTCATTCTGGGCGTTGGCATGGTTACGGCATTCATCGTCTCCATCCTCTCGATCCAGTTCCTCCTGCGCTATATCAAACGCAATGATTTCACGGCATTCGGCTGGTACCGCATCGCGCTCGGTATCATTGTGCTCGCCTATCTCTTCCTGATCGGCGATCCGACGAAGGAGTAA
- the pth gene encoding aminoacyl-tRNA hydrolase gives MKMIAGLGNPGAEYAQTKHNVGFMLVDALAERLNAPAWKEDFFSAVTEVRIGGEKVFLVKPLTYMNNSGEAIGPMLSYYKMAADDLTVVHDDMDIPAGTVRIRKKGSSGGHNGIKSIIAHVGGENFARVRIGVGRPPAGWTVINHVLAPFLAEDAPKIREAIGYLLPAVECIVTDGVELAMNRYNPHKKKARKQEESHEGESSEACTAE, from the coding sequence ATGAAGATGATTGCGGGGCTCGGCAACCCCGGCGCGGAGTATGCCCAGACGAAGCACAACGTCGGCTTTATGCTCGTGGACGCGCTCGCGGAGCGGCTGAACGCGCCCGCATGGAAGGAAGATTTTTTTTCGGCTGTCACAGAGGTGCGCATTGGCGGCGAGAAGGTCTTTCTCGTCAAGCCGCTCACCTATATGAACAACAGTGGCGAGGCGATCGGCCCCATGCTTTCCTACTATAAGATGGCGGCGGACGATCTGACCGTCGTTCACGATGACATGGACATCCCTGCGGGGACGGTGCGCATTCGGAAAAAGGGCAGCTCGGGCGGGCACAACGGCATCAAGTCTATCATTGCACACGTCGGTGGCGAGAACTTTGCGCGCGTCCGCATCGGTGTCGGGCGGCCGCCTGCGGGGTGGACGGTCATCAACCACGTGCTTGCGCCGTTCCTTGCGGAGGATGCGCCGAAAATTCGCGAGGCGATCGGCTATCTCCTGCCCGCCGTGGAGTGCATTGTGACGGACGGCGTGGAGCTCGCGATGAACCGTTACAATCCGCACAAGAAGAAGGCGCGAAAACAAGAGGAGAGTCATGAAGGCGAAAGCAGCGAAGCGTGCACAGCGGAGTGA
- a CDS encoding radical SAM protein, with protein MKAKAAKRAQRSEITAVYADLRGNICEAEGVRGMGRIGSSNLPLRPDDLIPLPESADLMFMPDHLATGQGADGTEKRIAGTAVAAILPQGYTRTHLPAFDRMEGAAPLPLYGYTAVVSHRGQLCVAAVYTDENEKWDPANYNGKELKKLVRRTMKELPHNRIVEQVGNCSLNYHCLTAQNLFYRRWECGVPTSPVCNANCLGCISLQSSECCPSPQERITFSPTPEEIAEVGIYHLSIAPDGIISFGQGCEGEPSLAADRIAEGIRRIRAVTQRGQINMNSNAGFPAGMRKIVDAGLDSLRVSIISARDESYDAYYRASYPLDNVKESLRYALDHGVYVSLNLLHFPGFTDRVEELAAWQEFFRVLPVQMIQMRNLNIDPTIFLQTMPQAEGAPVGTRGFMEALHAEFPQLVIGSFSHYVND; from the coding sequence ATGAAGGCGAAAGCAGCGAAGCGTGCACAGCGGAGTGAGATCACGGCGGTCTACGCCGACCTTCGCGGAAACATCTGCGAGGCAGAGGGCGTGCGTGGGATGGGGCGCATTGGTTCGTCCAATCTTCCGCTCCGTCCTGACGATCTGATTCCTCTTCCCGAGAGCGCCGATCTCATGTTTATGCCCGATCATCTGGCTACAGGGCAGGGCGCTGACGGCACGGAGAAGCGCATCGCGGGCACGGCGGTCGCGGCAATCCTCCCGCAGGGCTATACGCGCACGCATCTGCCCGCATTCGACCGCATGGAGGGCGCTGCGCCGCTGCCGCTCTACGGATATACCGCTGTCGTCTCCCATCGCGGGCAGCTCTGCGTCGCCGCCGTCTATACGGATGAAAACGAGAAATGGGATCCTGCCAACTACAACGGAAAGGAACTCAAAAAACTCGTGCGTCGCACGATGAAGGAGCTGCCGCATAACCGCATTGTGGAGCAGGTCGGGAACTGCTCGCTGAACTATCACTGCCTGACGGCGCAGAATCTCTTCTACAGGCGTTGGGAGTGCGGCGTACCGACATCGCCTGTATGCAATGCGAATTGTCTCGGATGTATCTCGCTGCAGAGCTCGGAGTGCTGTCCCTCGCCGCAGGAGCGCATTACATTTTCGCCGACGCCGGAGGAGATTGCCGAGGTCGGCATCTACCATCTCTCCATTGCACCCGACGGCATCATCAGCTTTGGGCAGGGCTGCGAGGGTGAGCCGTCACTTGCGGCGGATCGGATTGCCGAGGGAATTCGTAGGATTCGTGCCGTGACGCAGCGCGGGCAGATCAATATGAACTCGAACGCGGGCTTTCCCGCAGGAATGCGGAAGATTGTGGACGCGGGACTCGACTCCCTGCGCGTCTCCATCATCAGTGCACGCGACGAGAGCTATGATGCATATTATCGCGCAAGTTATCCGTTGGACAACGTAAAGGAATCCCTCCGTTACGCGCTCGATCACGGCGTCTACGTCTCGCTGAACCTCCTGCACTTCCCGGGCTTTACGGATCGTGTGGAAGAGCTTGCAGCGTGGCAGGAATTCTTTCGCGTTCTGCCCGTTCAGATGATACAGATGCGGAATCTGAACATTGACCCGACGATTTTCTTGCAGACGATGCCGCAGGCAGAGGGTGCACCCGTCGGCACGAGGGGATTTATGGAGGCGCTTCACGCGGAGTTCCCGCAGCTTGTGATCGGCAGCTTCAGTCACTATGTAAATGATTGA
- the glmS gene encoding glutamine--fructose-6-phosphate transaminase (isomerizing), whose product MCGIVGYVGDRQAAEFLLDGLSKLEYRGYDSAGIAVYNDGEIRVEKSVGRLAALRDKIKGNVPTGSLGIGHTRWATHGRPSDVNSHPHTDCHGDFAIVHNGIIENYLSLKEELIAKGHVFKSETDTEVVVHLLEEVYSGDFIAAVRAVLERIEGSYALAFMSRKHPDMLLCTKQDNPLIIGLGEGENFIASDIPAIISKTRRTYILADGELAIVRKDAVEVTNHLGAVVPKKVFEVTWNAEAAEKGGYEHFMLKEINEQPKAVRDTMSQRITGDKKSISFEELGWDAAYLNSFNKIYIVACGTAYHAGLVGKYYIEKMARVLVEVDVASEFRYRDPIVDEHTLLIVVSQSGETSDTLAALKESKRRGAKTLAITNVVGSSIAREADQVVYTWAGPEIAVASTKAYTTQLVLFFMLALYMAEIKGTIAAERTAELVAQLQEIPAQISEILSDVDPIKTFAKQYGFNEDVFYIGRGLDYAVSLEGALKLKEISYIHAEAYAAGELKHGTLALIVEGVPVIALATQRNVYEKTLSNIKEVKARDAVVIGIAAEGDTELEKYVDHVMHVPASDEFIMPILSVIPLQLLAYYAAITRGCDVDKPRNLAKSVTVE is encoded by the coding sequence ATGTGTGGAATCGTGGGTTATGTTGGGGATCGTCAGGCGGCGGAGTTCCTGCTCGACGGACTCTCAAAGCTCGAGTATCGCGGCTATGACTCGGCGGGCATTGCCGTCTACAACGACGGTGAGATTCGCGTCGAAAAGAGCGTCGGACGCCTCGCTGCACTGCGCGACAAGATCAAGGGGAATGTGCCGACGGGCAGCCTCGGTATCGGGCATACGCGCTGGGCGACGCACGGGCGTCCGTCGGATGTGAATTCGCATCCGCATACGGACTGCCACGGTGACTTTGCCATCGTGCACAACGGAATCATCGAGAACTATCTCTCGCTGAAGGAAGAGCTCATTGCAAAGGGGCATGTCTTCAAGTCTGAGACGGATACCGAGGTCGTCGTACACCTCCTCGAGGAGGTATACAGCGGGGACTTCATTGCCGCCGTGCGCGCGGTGCTCGAGCGGATTGAAGGCTCGTATGCGCTCGCGTTCATGAGCCGGAAGCATCCGGATATGCTGCTGTGCACGAAGCAGGACAACCCGCTCATCATCGGACTCGGCGAGGGCGAGAACTTCATCGCCTCGGATATTCCCGCCATCATCTCGAAGACACGCCGTACCTATATCCTTGCCGATGGCGAGCTTGCGATTGTCCGCAAGGATGCGGTCGAGGTGACGAATCATCTGGGCGCAGTCGTGCCGAAGAAGGTGTTCGAGGTGACGTGGAACGCCGAGGCGGCGGAGAAGGGCGGCTATGAGCATTTCATGCTCAAGGAGATCAACGAGCAGCCGAAAGCGGTGCGCGACACGATGAGTCAGCGCATCACGGGGGATAAGAAGTCGATTTCCTTCGAGGAGCTCGGATGGGATGCCGCGTATCTCAATTCGTTCAATAAAATCTACATTGTCGCGTGCGGCACGGCATACCATGCAGGGCTGGTCGGCAAATACTACATCGAGAAGATGGCGCGCGTCCTCGTCGAGGTGGACGTCGCCTCGGAGTTCCGCTATCGAGATCCGATTGTCGACGAGCATACGCTTCTCATCGTGGTCTCCCAGTCGGGCGAGACGAGCGACACGCTCGCAGCGCTGAAGGAGTCGAAGCGACGCGGGGCAAAGACCCTTGCGATCACGAATGTGGTCGGCTCGTCCATTGCACGCGAAGCGGATCAGGTCGTCTATACGTGGGCAGGCCCTGAGATCGCAGTCGCTTCGACGAAGGCGTATACGACCCAGCTCGTCCTCTTTTTCATGCTCGCGCTCTATATGGCAGAGATCAAGGGGACGATTGCGGCGGAGCGTACGGCAGAGCTCGTTGCACAGCTGCAGGAGATTCCCGCGCAGATCTCGGAGATCCTCTCCGATGTCGATCCGATCAAGACCTTTGCGAAGCAATACGGCTTCAACGAGGATGTCTTCTACATCGGGCGCGGTCTGGACTATGCCGTCTCGCTCGAAGGCGCGCTCAAGCTCAAGGAGATTTCCTACATCCACGCCGAGGCATATGCGGCGGGCGAGCTGAAGCACGGCACGCTCGCACTGATCGTCGAGGGGGTGCCCGTCATCGCGCTCGCAACGCAGCGCAATGTCTACGAGAAGACGCTCTCGAACATCAAGGAGGTCAAGGCGCGCGACGCCGTCGTCATCGGCATTGCCGCCGAGGGCGATACCGAGCTTGAGAAGTATGTCGATCACGTCATGCACGTGCCGGCATCGGATGAGTTCATCATGCCGATCCTCTCCGTCATCCCCCTGCAGCTGCTCGCCTACTATGCGGCGATTACGCGCGGCTGCGATGTGGACAAGCCGCGTAACCTTGCGAAGTCGGTTACGGTCGAGTAA
- a CDS encoding threonine/serine exporter family protein, translated as MFIMINEAARININNILERAIDIGQRMLVTGAEVSRVERTINFICRAYGVRHVDVMVITTSIIVTLRGNDIGVLTQMRRVPGQNFDFQRLKALNQLSREICANPKTSDEIKARIREIDTMETISLKASLFYWALIAASFSAFFGGRLEDAVCAGIVGVFLRLVQYLLGQTKLNPYFALVLLSFIGGILANSFMWVGMDIHPAAINMGNIMPVIPGLALMNSIRDMFSQETISGLIKSAEAFILSLLIATGFAFSATGTLIAFETTWWVYLLTSFVGGFCFHLLWHGHIKDAAVGAVVCMGAWGFTMLFVAMEWNEFAGYFAGAVFATIAAEILARFYKSPATIFLIIGVIAMVPGGSLYRTMFYAVAADWERFGAQGIKTFLYAVSIAAGIVIATAIWETVKAWLIKQKKNIGTSDTETCCETQGES; from the coding sequence ATGTTCATTATGATAAACGAAGCAGCACGAATCAACATCAACAACATCCTCGAGCGCGCAATCGACATCGGGCAGCGCATGCTCGTTACGGGCGCGGAGGTCAGCCGCGTGGAGCGCACGATCAACTTCATTTGCCGCGCCTACGGCGTGCGCCATGTGGACGTGATGGTCATTACGACGAGCATCATTGTGACGCTGCGTGGCAACGACATCGGCGTCCTTACGCAGATGCGGCGCGTGCCGGGGCAGAACTTCGACTTTCAGCGGCTCAAGGCGCTGAATCAGCTCTCGCGCGAGATCTGCGCGAACCCGAAGACCTCGGATGAGATCAAGGCGCGCATTCGCGAGATCGATACGATGGAGACCATCTCCCTCAAGGCGTCTCTCTTCTATTGGGCGCTGATCGCCGCGAGCTTCTCCGCATTCTTTGGCGGACGACTCGAGGATGCCGTCTGCGCGGGCATCGTCGGCGTTTTTCTGCGCCTCGTGCAGTATCTGCTCGGGCAGACGAAGCTGAATCCGTACTTTGCGCTCGTCCTGCTCAGCTTTATCGGGGGCATCCTCGCGAACTCCTTCATGTGGGTCGGCATGGACATTCATCCCGCTGCAATCAATATGGGCAATATCATGCCTGTGATTCCGGGGCTGGCTCTGATGAATTCGATTCGTGATATGTTCAGTCAGGAGACAATCTCGGGGCTCATCAAGAGCGCAGAGGCGTTCATCCTGAGCCTGCTCATCGCGACGGGCTTTGCGTTCAGCGCGACGGGCACGCTCATCGCCTTTGAAACGACATGGTGGGTGTATCTGCTAACCTCGTTTGTCGGCGGCTTCTGCTTCCACCTGCTCTGGCACGGGCACATCAAGGACGCTGCCGTGGGCGCAGTCGTCTGCATGGGTGCGTGGGGCTTTACGATGCTCTTTGTCGCGATGGAGTGGAACGAGTTCGCGGGCTATTTTGCAGGCGCGGTCTTTGCCACGATTGCGGCGGAGATTCTCGCGCGCTTCTACAAAAGCCCCGCGACCATCTTCCTCATTATCGGTGTCATTGCGATGGTGCCCGGCGGTTCGCTGTACCGCACAATGTTCTACGCCGTTGCGGCAGACTGGGAGAGGTTCGGCGCGCAAGGCATCAAGACCTTCCTCTACGCCGTATCCATTGCGGCGGGCATCGTGATTGCAACGGCAATCTGGGAGACGGTCAAGGCATGGCTCATAAAGCAGAAGAAAAACATTGGGACTTCTGACACAGAGACCTGCTGCGAAACACAGGGGGAAAGCTAA